Proteins encoded together in one Sceloporus undulatus isolate JIND9_A2432 ecotype Alabama chromosome 4, SceUnd_v1.1, whole genome shotgun sequence window:
- the LOC121927528 gene encoding uncharacterized protein LOC121927528: protein MSPALFKKCYVKDPHSSCLLCLGDTHNFKACPLCKSLTLQARKNPDSRLIIAIYQEVLKPQQSTHPASALATSEATPEATGSVAQSSTTEPSATVTQSSMTEPSATAKKASKGHEPKGSSWKPKSSKKDKAKSKDSSSKKISVQEASSREDSSSKSSKKRHRPSDTGDGSPQASAKKSKLSAPSEASVQPPSHMKAHSKSSDGSSHKKTHRVSSDTPRPPKNLASPLVPTRVEPASSILGSPRTISVPASVPASTLSATLAYHHSDDDDGSASRSPHRCSPTPVPQVQIHQAQVHHQEDLDYYHDSKTEKYFVAVSQDVAHSRLASRFTVPALPPRSPNQDDPLDHQGAETLLH, encoded by the coding sequence ATGTCTCCGGCACTGTTTAAAAAATGCTACGTCAAGGATCcccactcctcctgcctcctatGCCTCGGGGACACCCATAACTTCAAGGCTTGCCCCCTGTGCAAGTCCCTGACCCTGCAGGCTAGGAAAAACCCTGACTCCCGCCTGATCATCGCCATCTACCAAGAGGTGCTCAAGCCTCAGCAGTCCACTCACCCTGCTTCGGCACTGGCGACTTCGGAGGCAACACCAGAGGCCACTGGTTCAGTGGCCCAGAGCTCCACAACTGAGCCAAGTGCCACTGTGACCCAGAGCTCCATGACCGAGCCTAGTGCCACTGCCAAGAAGGCCTCCAAGGGTCACGAACCCAAGGGATCGAGCTGGAAGCCGAAGTCCTCAAAAAAGGATAAGGCTAAGTCCAAGGACTCGAGCTCGAAGAAGATCTCGGTTCAGGAGGCGAGCTCCCGAGAAGATTCCAGCTCTAAGTCCTCCAAGAAGAGACACAGGCCCTCCGACACGGGAGATGGCTCTCCCCAGGCATCAGCCAAGAAGTCCAAGCTTTCGGCTCCGAGCGAGGCTTCTGTGCAGCCGCCTTCTCACATGAAAGCTCACTCCAAGTCCTCCGATGGTTCATCCCATAAGAAGACTCATCGAGTTTCCTCAGACACTCCTCGACCTCCCAAGAACCTGGCATCTCCCTTGGTGCCGACTCGAGTCGAACCAGCTTCCTCCATCCTTGGCTCTCCCAGGACCATCTCGGTACCAGCTTCGGTTCCGGCCTCTACCCTATCTGCGACACTGGCCTATCACCACTCTGACGATGATGACGGCTCTGCCTCTCGGTCACCTCATCGTTGCTCCCCGACGCCCGTTCCTCAGGTCCAGATACACCAAGCCCAGGTCCATCACCAGGAGGATTTGGACTACTATCATGACAGCAAGACGGAGAAATACTTTGTCGCTGTCAGCCAAGATGTGGCTCACAGCCGCTTAGCATCTAGGTTCACTGTTCCAGCACTGCCCCCACGGTCTCCAAACCAAGATGATCCACTGGATCACCAGGGCGCAGAAACACTCCTCCACTGA